Within Corynebacterium jeddahense, the genomic segment GCGTGATCTTCGTCGACGAGACCGACCAGGTGCCCGAGGGCGCCCACCTCGTCTTCTCTGCCCACGGCGTGTCCCCGGAGGTGCGCGAGTCCGCCGCGTCCCGCAACCTGCTCACCCTCGACGCGTCGTGCCCGCTGGTGACGAAGGTGCACAACGAGGCGAAGCGATTCGCCCGCGACGGCTACCGCATCCTCCTCGTCGGCCACGAGGGCCACGAGGAGGTCGAGGGCACGGCGGGCGAGGCGCCGGCGGCGACCTACCTCGTCGACGGGGTGGACGGCGTCGACGCGCTGCCCGATTTCCCCGAGGACCAGAAGCTCGTGTGGCTGTCCCAGACCACGCTGTCGGTGGACGAGACGATGCAGATCGTGGACAAGCTGCACGAGCGCTACCCGAACCTGGAGAACCCGCCGAGCGACGACATCTGCTACGCCACCCAGAACCGGCAGGCGGCGGTGAAGAAGATCGCGCCGAACTGCGACCTCGTCATCGTCGTCGGCTCGCAGAACTCCTCGAACTCGAAGCGCCTCGTCGAGGTCGCGCTCGAGGCCGGCGCCGGCGCGGCGCACCTGGTGGACTACGCCGCGCAGGTGGAGGACGCCTGGTTCGAGGGCGTCGACACCGTCGGCGTGACGTCGGGCGCCTCCGTGCCGGACGTCCTCGTGCGCGAGCTGCTTGACCACCTCGTCGAGCGCGGCTACGCCGACGTCGAGGAAGTGACCACCACCGTGGAGACCATCACGTTCGCGCTCCCGCGCGACCTGCGCCTGCCGCGCCGGGACAACCCGGCCGTGGCGCAGTAGCCGGTCTTAGCTCTCGCTGTTGTAGAGGTCCTCGCCGAGCCGCTCGCCCACGCGGGTCGAGCCGGTGCGGCGGGCGGGCTTCGGCGCACGCTCGGCGTCCGCTCGCCGCAGCAGCTCCTCCACCGGCACCGCCTTCGTCCGCTCGCGGGCGCGCCGGCCCTGCGAGTTCGTGCGCCGGTTGCTCTCGCTCATCTCGGTGCGCGCGGCAGTCTCGCGCCGGGCGCGCGCTGCGTTCTGCCGCTTGATCAGCTGGATCCGCACCACCGCGATGACGATGGAGCCCGCGGTGACGGCGAATAGGAGCGGGAAGTACTCGGTAACGGGGTAGATCACCAACAGCAGCGCGGTCTTGCCGGACGCGCCGCCGGCCGCGATCTCGCCGCGCGACATCACCCACCCCGTGGCCATCACCGCGAGGACGAACAGCAGCGGCGCGCTCGCGACGGTGAGGAACAGCCCGCGCGGGTTGACCAGCGTCGTAGCCACGATGACCGATACCGCGTACAGCGTGAGCAGCGGCCAAGAGATGGCCGCTGTAGACAGCGACAGCAGCACGCCGGTGAACAGGGCGGCGAAGACGATCCCGATGCCGGAACCCGTGGGCAGCCCGACGAAGGTCGAGGACGGGGATGCGGAGTTCCGGCTGGAGACGTGAGACACGAGGGGTCAGTCTACCTGTCTGGTTCCTCGGTAGCGTGCCTGGCTC encodes:
- a CDS encoding 4-hydroxy-3-methylbut-2-enyl diphosphate reductase; its protein translation is MTDQGKKVLLASPRGYCAGVDRAVETVEKALEKYGAPVYVRKEIVHNKYVVETLRDRGVIFVDETDQVPEGAHLVFSAHGVSPEVRESAASRNLLTLDASCPLVTKVHNEAKRFARDGYRILLVGHEGHEEVEGTAGEAPAATYLVDGVDGVDALPDFPEDQKLVWLSQTTLSVDETMQIVDKLHERYPNLENPPSDDICYATQNRQAAVKKIAPNCDLVIVVGSQNSSNSKRLVEVALEAGAGAAHLVDYAAQVEDAWFEGVDTVGVTSGASVPDVLVRELLDHLVERGYADVEEVTTTVETITFALPRDLRLPRRDNPAVAQ
- a CDS encoding DUF6542 domain-containing protein, which codes for MSHVSSRNSASPSSTFVGLPTGSGIGIVFAALFTGVLLSLSTAAISWPLLTLYAVSVIVATTLVNPRGLFLTVASAPLLFVLAVMATGWVMSRGEIAAGGASGKTALLLVIYPVTEYFPLLFAVTAGSIVIAVVRIQLIKRQNAARARRETAARTEMSESNRRTNSQGRRARERTKAVPVEELLRRADAERAPKPARRTGSTRVGERLGEDLYNSES